Proteins co-encoded in one Papaver somniferum cultivar HN1 chromosome 5, ASM357369v1, whole genome shotgun sequence genomic window:
- the LOC113281597 gene encoding uncharacterized protein LOC113281597 — protein sequence MENKSWKNRKTKLRRWCDKFDTVAAKKNNRPTSVRREDWERFVDLCITDKDKKLREIGKESRKLLKDLHTTGRDGIARRRHVMEQQSPTGTVSRSVVYLATHVYQEIPQEHLDLMDPNCYEIKCREYVAKIRELNELEQYREETNLDKDAVATVLGKDGRGFVRGMGGGISKTELLASAVPREQLRQQVLKTRVVEDRVFTLEVTVETLMASLSCNPSTSNANAQGMNGGGCQARSQGEILRNMRKR from the exons ATGGAAAATAAATCATGGAAGAACAGAAAGACTAAACTTAGAAGGTGGTGTGATAAGTTTGATACTGTTGCTGCAAAAAAGAACAATAGACCAACAAGTGTTAGGAGAGAGGATTGGGAACGCTTTGTTGATTTGTGTATTACAGATAAGGATAAGAAACTAAGGGAAATAGGGAAGGAGTCAAGAAAGCTACTGAAAGATCTACATACTACCGGAAGGGATGGAATTGCTCGTCGTCGTCATGTGATGGAGCAGCAAAGTCCAACAGGAACTGTATCAAGATCTGTCGTATACTTGGCAACACATGTTTACCAAGAAATTCCTCAAGAACATCTTGATTTAATGGACCCTAATTGCTATGAAATAAAATGCAGAGAATATGTT GCAAAGATTAGAGAGTTGAATGAACTAGAGCAGTATAGAGAAGAAACCAATTTGGACAAAGATGCAGTTGCCACG GTGCTTGGAAAAGATGGTAGAGGCTTTGTACGAGGAATGGGAGGTGGGATATCAAAGACTGAACTGCTTGCTTCTGCGGTTCCAAGGGAGCAGTTACGTCAACAAGTGCTGAAGACTAGAGTTGTGGAAGATCGTGTATTTACTCTTGAGGTTACCGTTGAGACACTAATGGCTAGTTTAAGCTGCAATCCAAGCACCAGCAATGCTAATGCTCAG GGAATGAATGGTGGTGGTTGTCAAGCTAGAAGTCAGGGAGAAATTTTGAGAAATATGAGAAAGAGATGA
- the LOC113279057 gene encoding uncharacterized protein LOC113279057, which produces MAGEWGLHRFRWSINSRRAVNYYNNTFEDPIMLAGCFHYVRDVADINFCRRCLANQMLLTAKNFELLEPVIRAILKLQYELKFKYRGPCSEQNIVAAHYIANLGAEALERKMEQGLSPDQVHEVKEKMEKEELQALEEETGLGVESRKGLGELQPISKLQCMFERLFSKLWCILSSFPLICITLPTYRQNLLLLTEGIAAIKLDMSKAYYKLEWDFLEKVLTKMGLPHHWVKLTNQCVSTVSYSVLLNGIPTGFFKPKRSLRQGDPLCPYLYIICSQALSSQIDNLQKKGIVEGIKVCKDAPEMTHLLKILEHRKALSDNILDIQSRDLREKYLGTPTVFQASKIQTHMGIHQAVDARITIWLHKLLSQAARTTLIKHIGQAISLLKMGAFLIPKHLCKQMDSHLYKFWWGETSDPKDRKLHLLGWDILCSPKAEGGLGFRKAELNNLAMLAKNAWRIIENPDCLLASVLKDKYFPRTDFLNAKRTDRFSWTWRCLHAIKELIKPFISWIVGDGQFIDPWCDKWIPTMGSATPNPLVPPDPNVKVSYFINPLTRDWDVYRLNTHFDNASVQKIVTIPLS; this is translated from the exons ATGGCTGGTGAATGGGGACTTCATCGATTTCGGTGGTCAATCAATTCACGAAGAGCTGTGAACTACTATAACAACACTTTCGAAGATCCCATCATGCTAGCTGGCTGCTTTCATTACGTACGTGATGTTGCTGATATTAATTTCTGTAGGAGGTGTTTGGCAAATCAAATGTTGTTGACTGCTAAAAATTTCGAGCTATTGGAGCCAGTTATTAGAGCCATCCTAAAGCTGCAATATGAACTCAAGTTCAAATATAGAGGCCCCTGTTCTGAACAGAACATTGTGGCTGCACATTATATTGCAAATTTAGGAGCTGAAGCACTTGAGCGGAAGATGGAACAGGGCCTCAGTCCAGATCAGGTACATGAAGTTAAGGAGAAGATGGAAAAGGAAGAACTACAAGCACTTGAGGAGGAGACTGGGTTGGGTGTTGAGTCCAGAAAAGGT TTAGGAGAACTACAGCCAATTTCAAAGCTACAATGTATGTTTGAGAGATTATTCTCAAAGTTATGGTGTATTTTGAGTTCCTTCCCTTTAATTTGCATTACCTTACCTACATATCGGCAAAACCTTCTTCTGTTGACCGAAGGTATAGCAGCCatcaaacttgatatgtccaaagcGTATTATAAGCTTGAATGGGATTTCCTAGAGAAAGTGTTGACTAAAATGGGTCTTCCTCACCATTGGGTTAAGCTTACAAATCAATGTGTCTCGACTGTTTCCTACTCTGTCCTCCTCAATGGTATCCCCACTGGTTTTTTCAAACCAAAAAGAAGTCTAAGACAGGGTGACCCTCTTTGTCCTTATCTCTACATTATATGCTCTCAAGCTCTATCTTCTCAAATTGATAATCTTCAGAAAAAGGGTATTGTAGAAGGTATTAAGGTTTGTAAAGATGCCCCTGAAATGACACAtctttt GAAAATCCTTGAACATAGGAAAGCTCTTTCGGACAATATTTTAGATATTCAAAGCAGGGATCTGAGAGAGAAATACCTTGGAACTCCTACTGTTTTCCAAGCTTCCAAAATCCAAACTCATATGGGTATTCATCAGGCTGTGGATGCCAGAATCACTATCTGGCTTCATAAGCTTTTATCCCAGGCTGCTAGAACTACCCTCATCAAACACATTGGCCAAGCTATTTCTCTCTTAAAAATGGGTGCCTTTCTTATTCCTAAACACCTATGTAAACAAATGGATTCTCACCTCTATAAGTTCTGGTGGGGGGAAACTTCAGATCCAAAAGATAGGAAACTGCATCTGCTTGGTTGGGACATTCTTTGCTCCCCCAAAGCAGAAGGTGGTTTGGGTTTTAGAAAGGCTGAACTAAACAACCTAGCCATGCTAGCTAAGAATGCTTGGAGAATTATTGAAAATCCTGATTGCTTGTTAGCTAGTGTTCTCAAGGACAAGTATTTCCCAAGAACTGATTTCTTGAATGCCAAACGCACTGATAGATTCTCTTGGACCTGGAGGTGCTTGCATGCCATAAAAGAACTGATAAAGCCTTTTATTTCTTGGATTGTGGGGGATGGacaatttattgatccttggtgtgataaatggataccTACTATGGGTTCTGCCACACCAAACCCCCTAGTCCCACCTGACCCCAATGTTAAAGTGTCTTACTTTATTAATCCTCTCACTAGAGACTGGGATGTTTATAGACTTAATACCCACTTCGACAATGCTTCTGTTCAGAAAATTGTTACCATTCCCTTAAGCTAg